A window from Zingiber officinale cultivar Zhangliang chromosome 7A, Zo_v1.1, whole genome shotgun sequence encodes these proteins:
- the LOC122000295 gene encoding uncharacterized protein LOC122000295 isoform X1, which produces MSSECSSGCQSGWTIYLVHSSDEQSSLSHKLGAGCFRPEEEDLSMVSDASSWPPHFDGAGYCCVFSAPVPTDDGGEKGGAAGEQQPQIQHAVLEDTASSQLFSNTNKSKRPMEELLDSSSCDLSTTQSKAKPSQPQQHQDRDRGNKGGRNIVKLEGICSVFCPHPALIPPSLPPTHRHLVYCYGDKESIGERIHQRCQEKDYKNIHH; this is translated from the exons atGAGCTCAGAATGCAGCAGCGGCTGCCAGTCTGGTTGGACCATCTACTTGGTCCACTCCTCGGATGAGCAGAGTTCTCTTTCCCACAAGCTTGGTGCTGGTTGCTTTCGACCGGAAGAGGAAGACCTGTCCATGGTCTCCGATGCATCTTCTTGGCCGCCGCATTTTGACGGAGCTGGCTATTGCTGCGTTTTTTCTGCGCCAGTTCCAACCGACGACGGCGGGGAGAAGGGCGGAGCAGCAGGAGAGCAACAACCACAGATTCAGCACGCTGTTCTGGAGGACACTGCCAGTTCCCAACTCTTCAGCAACACTAACAAG AGCAAGAGACCCATGGAGGAATTGCTGGACTCTTCTTCTTGTGACTTATCCACCACCCAATCAAAA GCAAAGCCAAGCCAACCTCAACAACACCA AGACAGGGATCGAGGAAACAAAGGAGGAAGGAATat AGTGAAGCTCGAAGGGATCTGTTCAGTGTTTTGTCCGCACCCTGCTCTGATTCCTCCCTCCCTACCACCGACCCACAGACATTTAGTATACTGTTATGGAGACAAGGAGTCAATTGGAGAGAGAATCCACCAGAGGTGTCAGGAGAAGGATTACAAGAACATACACCATTAA
- the LOC122000295 gene encoding uncharacterized protein LOC122000295 isoform X2: MSSECSSGCQSGWTIYLVHSSDEQSSLSHKLGAGCFRPEEEDLSMVSDASSWPPHFDGAGYCCVFSAPVPTDDGGEKGGAAGEQQPQIQHAVLEDTASSQLFSNTNKSKRPMEELLDSSSCDLSTTQSKAKPSQPQQHQDRDRGNKGGRNMR, translated from the exons atGAGCTCAGAATGCAGCAGCGGCTGCCAGTCTGGTTGGACCATCTACTTGGTCCACTCCTCGGATGAGCAGAGTTCTCTTTCCCACAAGCTTGGTGCTGGTTGCTTTCGACCGGAAGAGGAAGACCTGTCCATGGTCTCCGATGCATCTTCTTGGCCGCCGCATTTTGACGGAGCTGGCTATTGCTGCGTTTTTTCTGCGCCAGTTCCAACCGACGACGGCGGGGAGAAGGGCGGAGCAGCAGGAGAGCAACAACCACAGATTCAGCACGCTGTTCTGGAGGACACTGCCAGTTCCCAACTCTTCAGCAACACTAACAAG AGCAAGAGACCCATGGAGGAATTGCTGGACTCTTCTTCTTGTGACTTATCCACCACCCAATCAAAA GCAAAGCCAAGCCAACCTCAACAACACCA AGACAGGGATCGAGGAAACAAAGGAGGAAGGAATat GAGGTAG